The window CAACTTGTAACATTCATAGACTTGTAACGTATATATGCCAAGGATATAGTTTCAAATGGGTGTAAACTGAAACAGAGAGCACACTTTTTAATGGGTAATGATTTGACCCATCCTTCCCAACGGGTGGTGAGATTTGGGACATGTATAGGGTTGAGTTGAGACATAGGGGGACTTGGGATAAGTGTTATTTTAATTGATTGTACACTAAGATGAAGCATTTACATAACTACTTATAAatgatttgtactttattttgaAGCATTGAGAACTTTACTTCATTCAGCATTCTGAGAAGTAGTTTTGGTGGAAGTTGATGGTCCCTGTGAAATGTTGAGTGACTCTGTCATAGAATAAGAATCTAGTGTTTCTTTAAAACTTGATTTGAGAACATCTGCTTGGTTTTCATGAGATGATGCTGGAAGATCTTGATTTGTTACTACCGCAGGTGCAAACTCTGTCTCGCAGAACACATCTTGGTTAAAGGGATAATTTCCTGTTCGTTGAAACCCAGAGATAATGTTTTGAGCAGCAAGGCCATGTATCTGAGCATGTGAAACAAGCTCAGGAATGTCATATATTGTAGTCGACTTACCAGGGTGGGAATGCACCCAATTATCAACTGCTCAACTATATGCTGTCTTGAATGGCTTATAGCAGCTCCCATTCAACAGTCAGAGCTTGTGGCTTGTGCGAGGTGGGATTGTGAATAATATCACTCCATTTTTCTTGGCCAAGTCAATAGTTTTGTGATTGTCCAAAATTAACAACACTTTCTTCTCATTgctgtacctggtgtaagctgtAAAGTGTTTTAAATAAGTCACAAACAGATCTTCATTAATCCATCCACTGGAATTGGCTCCTTCGACACAGCCTGCAGGACcacttttgataaaataatcccTATAGTTTTCCCATGGGAAGGTCAGCAGTGGTGGAACAACACTTCCTGCTGCATTAACTGCATACACAACTGTTACAAGTTGTCCTCTCTTGCTGGAAGTTAAAGGTCCTACTTGTTTCATTCTCTGTGCAGCAATGATATTTTCAGGTTGCTGCATAGTTGCGCACCCAGTTTCATCTACGTTATAAATGTCATGGCATCCAAATTTGTGCAAGTCCATAACACTCTTTAAGTCATCATAAAACTTTCCAACGTTATAGCAATTGAACGCACTTGCTCTAGCAAGGAATGTAGCCTCTGGTGTTTGAATTACTAGATGGTTTCTTTTTCTAAAGGATATCCAAAGATGCTTGCCAGTCATTCTGTTTTGTTGCCAAGAATCAAAGACCATAACATTGTTTCTTAATGGATATTCCACTATCAACTTACAGAATTTATTTCATGTGAGTCTGTGGAACTGCTTGGCTAATGTATTTATGTGAGTCAATAACTCAGCTTCCATCTCTGATGAAAATGTCTTATTTTTTATCCTGCAATTTTTGAACCCAAGCACTTTGTTTTGCTCGTCATTTTGTTGATtgcatttgtctatatatatttttagtgtcaTTCTTGCTATACTGAAATCTTTAGCTGCAGCACGGATACTGCATCCTTCCCTGATGCGATCTCTGGCCCTACTTACATCATCTTCTGTAGCCTCACGATTGTTCATCTGGACATATTTCCAAGGAATCTGAAAAAGCCAATACATGTGCAAATTTTGGCCAGTACAAAAGCAAGTAGATCAAAATTTAATCCTTTATGTTGAATTGAAGCCCTATGCAGTTTAGCTTCAAGGCACTTAATCTTGAAAGCAAACACAACTCATTAACAGTTACCAGAGTTTTTGCTATTtaggccgttgccagcttcgtctggtccccgtgccggtggcacgtaaaaagcacccactacactcacggagtggttggcgttaggaagggcatccagctgtagaaacactgccagatctgactggcctggtgcagccttctggcttcccagaccccagttgaaccgtccaacccatgccagcatggaaagtggacgttaaatgatgatgatgaccacaggAAGTAATAAAATTAACAGGTTAAAATTGTTTTTTCACCACACATTAATAAAGGGAGAGTTGGGACACTGCTCAACTCTCCCATACATGGCTGTCCCAACTCTTCCCATTTCTTTCCATCTTAACTTCATGCATCATTGTAACTGTAACGTTAGTCACACGGTTTTTTTTATTGATCACAGTGATAGAGAAATGATATAGGTATATGACAAAATGCATTCAATCAGAATGCTACATACTACTACAGGAATATGAACATGCTTACCTTCAAGCCTAACTTTTACTTTTTGgtgtaaaaattgaattttttcaaaaaatatctgTATAAACTGCTTACACCTGTTAAATGTATTAGGTCAGCAGAAACGTTTCTAGGTCTTCCAATAGGTGGCAGTAATTACTTTTTATAATTTATGGATTTAGGGAAAGTTGTTGTGGCTCAACTCTCCCAAGCTTCCCCTATGCAAGTGTGGGCCCAATTTCAAACATCTTTTTGCATACTGAGCCAAACAAAATGACTTGAAATTAATTTAGCTGTTACCACAATACCAGGATGAGATAAATTATGAAGAACCGAAAAAATGTTCATCTATAACTCTTAGGAATGAAAGGTCTAGAAAATCCAGTAGAAACATCACACCAATTATAAAAATCTATAGAGTGTAGTGGCAGTAGACAGAGGCCCAAAGAAGGTGGGTCCAACAACTGAAGATGTGAAAATTCATGCTCATTGTTCCTGATTCAGTGCAATTTGTTGTAAGTCAAAGGAATCAGTAGTATGTAAAGCATTAATATGTACGAGAGATAAAGCATCAGCTGTAGAATTCTCTGCACTCTTGATATATTGAAGATCCACAGTATATTGTGAAATGAAATCCAAATGTAGTAAATCtttgaaagaatatttatttgtttccaaCCGTAGAGCAAAGGTCAACAGTATTTGGTCAGTGAAAATTGTAAAATGTTGACCCTCAAGAAAATGGCAGAAATGTTTACCAGCTAAATAAGCAGCCAGAAATTCTCTACTAAAGATACTACAGCTTGACTCTGCTGGTTTGAGGTGTTCAGAAAAAAAGGTAAGTGGTTGCCATGCATTAAAAACAAACTGTTGCAAAACTCCACCAACCCCTACATCGAATGCATCAACCATCAATGTTAAGGATGCATCTGAAAATGGGTGAAACAGCAGAGTAACTCTTAATAACTTTTCCTTAAACCTGAAATCAAAACCTTACTGCTTTAGTAACTAGGTTCAGACCAAACTTAGATCAAGTAACTCGCCCTGAATACTAACCAATCAGCATGCTGGAATATCACTCCTATTGCTGAATGTTCTATCACGTTTTAGTTGTTCTTGTGTGAAAAGGGAGctataaaaatgaaagagaacCTGAATCAGTGTAGAGGTTCAAGAAGGTTCAGAGAATATAGATGAACACAGGATTCTTGATCCGTGCACGACCCCTGTTTAAAAGAATTACTTtctcatctatttctttactactcacaaggggctaaacacagaggggacaaacaaggacagacaaacggattaagttgattagatcgatcccagtgtgtaactggtacttaatttatcaaccccgaaaggatgaaaggcaaagtcgacctcggcggaatttgaactcagaacgtaatggcagacgaaatacggctacgcatttcggccagcgtgctaacgtttcggccagctcaccgccttttactTTGTCATCATTGCACCTTTTCAAGCATGTACCATGAACACAATATCCTCACCTGTCACCATACAAATAAGTAGCCAGCCAATTGTTAGTCAAGACCAAACCAGAAGTACACTTCAGATGCACAGACAACAAGCCCTTTAAACAGACAAGTTTCCTTAGTTGTAGCTCAGCCCTGGGTGAAAGGAATTTTAACTATGATGAGCAGAGCATTATTCCTGCCTCTCGTGTGAAACTACTCTTGTCTGTTTTTAATGTAGCTATGAACTACATTTGTTCTAGCACATCACTATACACTACTGGCAAGCAACTTTGAAAACCTGTAAATATTGTAATATGCTTTTGTAAAAATAAGCATTTAAATGATGTTGGTTTCGGTTTATTTATAGGATGGCACACAACCTAACATCATACTAACATATCAGTACCCATTAAACAAAAGTGACAATTTCAACCATAaccattttgttcattttcttttttatgatgatagaatgtgatatgcaggagatttgatgctatttctagcaggtgagtCACCATTTTAGAGGTTTCCTTATTGGCTTGGAAAATTTTGGCTTCTTCCTATAATTTTTAAGGCAGAAGCACAACCTACTGAAATtatcttagtacttattttgtcccCATTAAAAAGCAAACCCTCACTCTTTCAGGATTTTAACTCAGTTTGGTAGCCAACTAAATAATACTCAGGAGCTGTTCGGCTTTTTCTCCTTTGTTACTGTTGCTTCATAATTATTGGTTTTAACAAGACcaagagtgattttttttttttgtggggatgGGTATAGTTGCTAATTTCTCCTTCCTCCCAGTACTTCTATTTCATTGaatctggaaggatgaaaggcaaaagcaaCCTTGTTGGGGAGATATGAACTGAAAACATAAAGGGCTGTAAATAAAGGCTGCAAGGAATTTTATCTGTTGCTCTACCAATTCTTTAAATCACAacttctttcatttattatttaaatatctgtTAAATTTTATGATAGTTCACAACTGCAGTAAAGGTAACATATAGAGAAAACTCATTATTTGAAGCTGCTAATTGCCAAAAAAGAGGGCAGAGAGAACTCTTCAAGTCCAGTAAGAAAACCTCTCGTGCTGGtgagataataaaatatacaaatctgtttTTTGGTGGGGTGACAGGCTCAACATGCTGCCTTGTATAACCTCACCTCCTCACCCTACAGTGCCATCATCAAAGTTCATTCTAATGTAAACACTCTAAGCAAGCTTTCAGCCATGGGAGTTATCACAATTGTTTGAAGTACTGattctttctgtttgtttaagGGTACGGAGGTATGGATGGAATGATTTCCCAGTGGTTAGTGGTAACTCATGAATAGTGGTTTCCTTCTCCCAGAACTGAATGGAAATGAAACATAATTAACTCCTACATCTTCCAAATTGTTTTTTTCAGGTCCATTGCCGAGCTCTCCACACTTCAACCAAGACAGTACAGTAAGAACTACTTCTGTTGAGCCAGCTTTCATTTTTGAAGCTTGCTTTATTTCCAACACCACGCTTTGCCATTGTgtaaacatacctatttctttactacccacaaggggctaaacacagaagaaacaaacaaggacagacagacggattaagttggttatatcgaccccaatgcgtaactggtacttatttaatcgaccccgaaaggatgaaaggcaaagtcgacctcggcggaatttgaactcagaatgtaacagcagacgaaatatggctacgcatttcgcccggtgtgctaacgtttctgccagctaaacaTACCAACCGTGAAATCATCTCCATCTcagctgatactttattttaatggAAGTTGACtatggtaggatttgaattcagaactggaacaaataccacaatgcaTTTTACCTGattctctaatgattctgccagtctgCCACCCTTAATGATAATTGGTTCTGATTTAGAagacaaggccagcagttttgaagagAGAGGTAAGTCgataccatcaaccccagtacatgaatGATACTCATTTTGTTGACCCCACCAGGTTTTAAGCCCAGACCataaagaagcaaaagaaatgcCACCAAGAAATTTTTCCAACACTCAGAAGATTCTGCCAATTATTTCCTGCCCTTAATCAAAAATGGAGGaagaaagttgattacattgatctctgTACTTgactagaatttattttattgactccaaaaaaggatgaaaagcaaagttgagcaTGACAGGATTGGAACTCAGAGGAAATTCCACAAGGTATTTTTTCCAACCCTCTAATAATTCGGCCAATCCTCTCTActcttaacacttttgttactatatttctgttgaaatacattgcttttgtttcagttaattttgaaaatgataaagaatttagGAAAGTAACTTTGCTATTATTAACCTGGTGTTTGTATCATAGATCAACATGAAATttagaaaggttttaatttagatctctttaaacatgaagtttgtatcatagaagcaGAAGCAGTCTTAGACTGGGTGGTATCAAAAGCATGAATAATAACAAAGTAAAGAATAGtttgaaaatacttttatttttgtcacacaaaatttcaaattcatatttaatatttctattttcttgaaTTTTCCCAACAAGaattattttacttattaaatCAAACCTTAACTTTAGCTCTACAACTAagtaatttttaaacaaattatagtgttactataatttgtttaaaaattactTAGTTGTAGAGctaaaaacaagtaaatagtTCCAGTATCAGAcactaatttaaataaatttggaGTTCAAATCCAGGTAATTTATTGTGTAACTTTCCAAAACACTGAAATGCTAGGTCTTTGCactaattcatatttacatatcctACTCCCAACCAACTCTCTTTAATTATCATTATGTGGAATGtggtttcatcatcatttatcattttaCCCTTCAAAAGTTTAcaaaattttcttcaattttgaagttattttacaaattttctttgatttagttaacaattattaattaaaaatgcgtggctgtgtggtaagaagtttgcttcccaaccacattgttctgggttcagtcccactgcatggcaccttgggctagtatcttctaccatagccttgtaatggatttggtagatagaaactaaaagaagcctgtcatatatgtgtatatatttgtgtgtgtgtgtatgtttgtcccccaccatcacttgacaattgatgatgtgtttatgtccccataacttagtgatttggcaaaagaccaATGCAAtacatactaggcttacaaagaacaaatccaggagttgatttcatcaaccaaaaccctttaaggcggtactccagcatggccacagtcaaatgactgaaacaagtacaagaataaaagaataggaagaaaaaaaaatcaatagagcaGAGCTTATTTTTCCAACttttacaaaataatttgattCTTGTAACTTGAATTTAAATCTTTGTCAGGAAGAACTATAGAATTCAAAATGATCACTTCTGGAGGGATATGAACCTTAGAAcctgtaaaagattaaaaaacaaaatcagacTAGCAGAGGCACCTTTTGCAAGATAAATTTTCAACAAAACAGACAACAGAAGGTTTGTTTGAATTAGCATATTAGAGATGCCTTCAACCTGGATGCAAACCGTTAGGGTTATCTGCTGCATAACATTTTAAGCAATTGTCTGGTTTTGGGCTAGATAATATTTTGTGAGTGAAGATCATAGATGGAAACACAAGCCTgttatgtgtgagtctgtggatgattgtgtatgtattcatgattTCTCCTTGTCTTGAAATTGTGTACTGCTCCAGTAAGTTTCCtctgatccatgccagcatggacattaaaataatgatgataaaactgTCACAATATTTGAGCTATAtagttttaaccttttagcatttaaaccagccacgatattctacctgttttatgttcaaaatgaccAAATTTGGCCTCTCGCACCAACCTCACAATATAATTCTCAAAATTAACAGTTaattcatcaaaatctcaaagtaacAAAATATggcatgaataattcaaaacaatgtgaataagtaacaatgtgaataattcgacagaataacctgaacactaaagagttaaataaCTAAGCATGTGATCAGCACAGTGTTATGCAAATGACAGATAAATGTCCATCCACCAGATGATTCTAATAGGCTATTCCTAATAagatggaggtgcaatggcccagtggttagggcagcggactcgcggtcggaggatcgcagttttgattcccagaccaggcattgtgtgtgtttatttagcaaaaacacctaaaagctccacgaggctccggtagggggtaaggcgacccctgttgtactcttttgccacatctttctctcactccctctttctgtttcttgagtaatgctgcgatggattggtgtcccatccagctggggggaacacatatgccacagaaaccgggctcatgagcctggctaggcttgaaaagggtgacgtttatcgTTTATTCCTAATAAGTACTTCTAATGTGCTGGGTGAATTGAGACACAGAATTAAGTGTAGTGGAACACATGAAATGTTAATGATCCAATACTACATTTATCATTCGTTTTGTTCCTACAGCTATtgaatatctgtatttttatatttctttcagctGTAACCGATTACTGGCACCCAgaacgagggttctggttgatccgatcaacagaacagcctgctcatgaaattaacgtgcatatggctgagcactccacagacacacagacccttaatgtagttctcagggaaattcagtatGACAAAATTGGCCTTTGAAAAatcaagtactactcatttttgccagttgagcggactggagcaatgtgtaataaagtgacttgctcaaggacacaacacgtcaccagGTATCGAATTCATgaacttacaatcgtgagccgaataccataaccactaagccatgcacctttagCTTTTAGCTGTATGAGGCTGAATATTAGGTTTCAAACAGACAATATAGCAAAGATGGCAAAATCAAAGTGCTTTTTCAAAATTCACCTCAAAGTATAAACTATGCAATGTATATATCACCACtgatttaacatctgcttttccatgtatTTGAGTTTATTGGGGCAAAttttctatagcttgatgcccttcccaatgccaaccactttacagcatgtaaagtggcactagcactagtgaggttaccacATACCCTGCAAAACTAAGAAGGCTTTCAACTGAGTGGGGTTACAGTAGTGAGGGAGGTGACTTTATACTATAGAATAAGGGGTGATAGTGTGACAGAAGGGGCTAGAAAAGAACAGGTTTCTTACTGTAGAAGAACTACACAGCTTCTCACATTATGAAAGAGAAGGTGGGTCAAGCAGGAAAGAAAATAATAGTGGTGACGAGGTGTCAGGGTGGACCATAAAGATACAAGGAGAGCAGAAGTGTGTGGATGGGTAGTGGTAAGAGTGTAAGGGAGAATGAGAGATAGTTAAAGAATGGCTGACAGggtgtatataattatttctactctaggcacaaggccctgaaaattttggggaaagggactagtcgattacatcgaccccagtgtttcactggtacttaatttatcgactctgaaaggaagaaaggcaaagtcgacctcggtggaatttgaactcagaatgtaaaggtggacaaaataccgctaagcattttgcccggcgtgctaacaattctgccagcttgccattttAGGGTGAATATAATGAAGAACAAATGTTGAGGGATGATAAGTTGGAGGGGTGACTAATGATACAAGAGCTGAGAGGTGGAGTGAGAAGATTACTGGCAGCAGAAAAAAATGGTGGGATTAAAAAAATTAAGGGCAGCAGAATAGCAGGGAGAAGaagggagaaaaagggagagacatCTGATAGGTTGTAAGAGATAGGGAGAGGTGTATGATGGTAAAGGAGAGAAAATTTGGCGACTCAAATTTTTTGTATATTGTTGATATTAAGAATGAAAGATGGACAACAAGTGAAATGGTATGGATTAGTAAGAAGGATAAGTTTATCAGAGAAAAGTTAGTGAAGTGTGCAGttctaatgatatttaattacagCAGCAGAATATTTAGATGATAAATGGTAGGAATGACTAGAAGGGGAAAATGGGTGGCAGTTGTGCACATTAGGCTTCCAGAATCTGTTTCACTGAGGTGGGCAAGTCTTCTTGATAACCAGTTATCACCAGTCATCTTAGTCTTTCGTCATCTCCTCCATGAGGTTTCACAtaaggcacaggtgtgactgtatggttaagaagcttgcttcctaactgagtggatttgggaaaCAGAAACTGAGGGAAGCCTGTTCTGCATGTGTGTTGCATGCTCTTGTCTcaacatcatgtgatgattgtaagcAAGCATCACTGTCGTATAAGTGATGTTTCCAGTTTGAGTGAAAATATTACTTggcttggaaagaggtgagggttagcaacaggaaaggtgtctggccatagaaaatctgcctcaacaaa of the Octopus sinensis linkage group LG1, ASM634580v1, whole genome shotgun sequence genome contains:
- the LOC115228071 gene encoding uncharacterized protein LOC115228071: MQQPENIIAAQRMKQVGPLTSSKRGQLVTVVYAVNAAGSVVPPLLTFPWENYRDYFIKSGPAGCVEGANSSGWINEDLFVTYLKHFTAYTRYSNEKKVLLILDNHKTIDLAKKNGVILFTIPPRTSHKL